In Geminocystis sp. NIES-3709, a single genomic region encodes these proteins:
- the hpnH gene encoding adenosyl-hopene transferase HpnH, whose amino-acid sequence MAVQLQQAIAVGTYILKQKLQGKKRFPLVLMLEPLFRCNLACPGCGKIQHPLEILKKYLSPEECFIAVEECGAPVVSIPGGEPLLHPQIGEIVKGLVARNKFIYLCTNGILLEDKLDLFEPSPYLTFSVHLDGLKETHDRCVDREGVFDKAVKAIKTAKARGFRVSTNTTVFEGTDPQEMQEFLDFLETLNTDGVMISPGYSYEWAPDQEHFLKREQTKALFRQILNPWKNGQKNWNFNHNPLFLDFLTGEKDYDCTPWGSPSYSVLGWQKPCYLLNEGYYQSYQELLDNTEWEKYGQKSGNPKCADCMVHCGYEPTAAMDALKFENTGRAITSLFR is encoded by the coding sequence ATGGCCGTTCAATTACAACAAGCGATCGCAGTAGGCACATATATATTAAAACAAAAACTGCAAGGAAAAAAAAGATTTCCTCTAGTGTTAATGTTAGAACCTTTATTTCGTTGTAATCTCGCTTGTCCGGGATGTGGAAAGATTCAACATCCTTTAGAAATATTAAAAAAATATCTGTCTCCTGAAGAGTGTTTTATCGCCGTAGAAGAATGTGGTGCCCCTGTTGTTTCTATTCCGGGAGGAGAACCTTTATTACACCCCCAAATAGGCGAAATTGTTAAAGGTTTAGTAGCCAGAAACAAGTTTATTTATCTTTGCACCAATGGCATTTTATTAGAAGACAAATTAGACTTATTTGAACCGTCACCCTATCTTACCTTTAGTGTACATCTTGATGGTTTAAAAGAAACCCACGATCGATGTGTCGATCGAGAAGGAGTATTTGATAAAGCAGTTAAAGCCATTAAAACGGCAAAAGCCAGAGGATTTCGAGTTAGTACTAATACAACAGTATTTGAAGGTACAGATCCTCAAGAAATGCAAGAATTTCTCGACTTTCTTGAAACCCTTAATACCGATGGTGTGATGATTTCTCCGGGTTATAGTTATGAGTGGGCACCGGATCAAGAACATTTCTTAAAACGAGAGCAAACTAAAGCCTTATTTAGACAAATCCTTAATCCTTGGAAAAACGGTCAGAAAAACTGGAATTTTAATCATAATCCCCTATTTCTTGACTTTTTAACAGGAGAAAAAGATTATGATTGCACACCTTGGGGGAGTCCTAGTTATAGCGTATTAGGTTGGCAAAAACCCTGTTATTTACTTAATGAAGGCTATTACCAGAGTTATCAAGAATTATTAGATAATACTGAATGGGAAAAATATGGGCAAAAGAGTGGTAATCCAAAATGTGCTGATTGTATGGTTCACTGTGGTTATGAGCCTACCGCAGCCATGGATGCTCTTAAATTTGAAAATACTGGCAGAGC
- a CDS encoding DUF2993 domain-containing protein, protein MTIIVFGSLPFSGQSGDQIVSKAITTAIAALFKKTGKLQANLRVEPVAKLLQGSVDGFDFIGNGMLMYNGLRLEAMELYLQAVSIDFSAIFSGKVKLRQPTQATLRIVLTEEDLTASFNTPFIVEKLQKLEYQGQSLHFQNTQITVNQDKSLGIKADITIGNNQDIVSINILANLEVEGRTKIQFINPQYQGDNDAQLLGKAIIDHVNNLLDLDKFVLDGTRLRVDRARIKDKEFVFYGTAEIDHFPERKK, encoded by the coding sequence ATAACAATAATTGTGTTTGGCAGTTTACCTTTTTCGGGACAAAGTGGAGATCAAATCGTCAGTAAAGCTATTACAACGGCCATCGCAGCCTTGTTTAAAAAAACGGGCAAATTACAAGCGAATCTCAGAGTTGAGCCTGTTGCCAAACTTTTACAAGGAAGTGTGGACGGTTTCGACTTCATCGGCAACGGAATGTTAATGTACAACGGTTTGAGACTAGAAGCGATGGAATTATATCTCCAAGCGGTTTCCATCGATTTTAGTGCCATTTTTAGCGGTAAAGTTAAGTTAAGACAACCGACTCAAGCCACCTTGAGAATTGTGTTGACAGAAGAGGATTTAACTGCTTCTTTTAATACCCCTTTCATTGTGGAAAAATTACAAAAATTAGAATATCAAGGACAATCTCTCCACTTTCAAAATACACAAATAACTGTTAATCAGGATAAATCTTTAGGAATTAAAGCTGATATAACCATCGGGAATAATCAAGATATAGTTAGTATTAACATTTTGGCTAATTTAGAGGTAGAAGGTAGAACAAAAATTCAATTTATTAACCCTCAATATCAAGGTGATAATGACGCTCAATTATTAGGAAAAGCAATCATTGACCACGTTAATAACCTTTTAGATTTAGATAAATTTGTCCTTGATGGCACTCGTTTAAGAGTTGATCGAGCTAGAATTAAAGATAAAGAATTTGTATTTTATGGGACTGCTGAAATTGACCATTTTCCAGAAAGAAAAAAATAA